In Oryza sativa Japonica Group chromosome 2, ASM3414082v1, the following are encoded in one genomic region:
- the LOC4331263 gene encoding alpha-1,3-mannosyl-glycoprotein 2-beta-N-acetylglucosaminyltransferase isoform X2 — MKIRQDEERVHLKILIQDLEKRSVQTLVNNNVAPVAAVVVMACNRPDYLQRTVESILKYQTSVASKFPLFISQDGINGEVKKKALSYNEITYMQHLDLEPVRTERPGELIAYYKIAKHYKWALDELFIKHNFARVIILEDDMEIAPDFFDYFEAAAKLLDNDKTIMAVSSWNDNGQKQFVYDPKALYRSDFFPGLGWMLTKPTWIELSPKWPKAYWDDWVRLKEVHRDRQFIRPEVCRTYNFGEHGSSMGQFFRQYLEPIKLNDAHIKWNSEDLSYLKEDKFLIQFGKDVASATPLHGSDAALKAHNMDADVRIQYNDQEDFERIARQFGIFEEWKDGIPRTAYKGVVVFRYKSSRRRIYLVGPDSLSQLRV; from the exons ATGAAGATACGCCAAGACGAAGAACGTGTACACCTCAAGATTTTAATCCAAGATCTCGAAA AAAGGAGCGTGCAGACCTTAGTAAACAACAATGTG GCTCctgttgctgctgttgttgtaATGGCTTGCAATCGACCAGACTATTTGCAAAGGACAGTTGAATCTATCCTGAA GTATCAGACATCAGTGGCTTCAAAGTTTCCACTATTTATATCTCAG GATGGAATAAATGGAGAAGTGAAGAAAAAAGCTTTGAGTTATAATGAAATAACATATATGCAG CATTTAGATCTTGAACCTGTGCGCACTGAAAGGCCAGGAGAGTTGATAGCATATTACAAGATAGCCA AACATTACAAATGGGCCTTGGATGAGCTATTCATCAAACACAACTTTGCGCGAGTAATAATTCTGGAAG ATGATATGGAGATCGCCCCTGATTTTTTTGACTACTTCGAGGCTGCAGCTAAATTACTTGATAACGATAA GACAATCATGGCCGTTTCTTCCTGGAATGACAATGGACAAAAGCAATTTGTTTACGACCCAA AAGCTCTTTACCGGTCGGATTTCTTTCCTGGACTTGGATGGATGTTAACAAAGCCTACATGGATTGAGCTGTCACCTAAGTGGCCCAAAGC TTATTGGGATGACTGGGTGAGGCTAAAAGAGGTACACAGAGACCGGCAATTTATTCGCCCGGAAGTCTGCAGAACATACAATTTTGGCGAACAT GGGTCAAGCATGGGGCAATTCTTCAGACAGTACTTGGAACCAATCAAGCTAAATGATGCCCAT ATCAAGTGGAATTCTGAGGACCTGAGCTACCTCAAGGAG GACAAGTTCCTGATCCAATTTGGGAAAGACGTCGCTAGTGCCACCCCTCTCCATGGATCTGATGCCGCGTTGAAAGCCCACAATATGGATGCGGATGTAAGGATCCAGTATAACGATCAGGAAGACTTTGAGCGGATAGCTCGTCAATTTGGAATATTTGAAGAATGGAAG GATGGCATTCCAAGAACAGCTTATAAAGGAGTAGTAGTCTTCCGGTACAAGAGTAGTCGAAGACGAATATACCTCGTTGGTCCGGATTCCCTCAGTCAGCTTAGGGTATAG
- the LOC4331263 gene encoding alpha-1,3-mannosyl-glycoprotein 2-beta-N-acetylglucosaminyltransferase isoform X1: MARSPCDLRILLVAAAAAFIYIQVRLFSTQSHYADRLAQAEKSENQCTSQLRSLIDQVSSQQEKIVALEEMKIRQDEERVHLKILIQDLEKRSVQTLVNNNVAPVAAVVVMACNRPDYLQRTVESILKYQTSVASKFPLFISQDGINGEVKKKALSYNEITYMQHLDLEPVRTERPGELIAYYKIAKHYKWALDELFIKHNFARVIILEDDMEIAPDFFDYFEAAAKLLDNDKTIMAVSSWNDNGQKQFVYDPKALYRSDFFPGLGWMLTKPTWIELSPKWPKAYWDDWVRLKEVHRDRQFIRPEVCRTYNFGEHGSSMGQFFRQYLEPIKLNDAHIKWNSEDLSYLKEDKFLIQFGKDVASATPLHGSDAALKAHNMDADVRIQYNDQEDFERIARQFGIFEEWKDGIPRTAYKGVVVFRYKSSRRRIYLVGPDSLSQLRV, translated from the exons ATGGCGCGGAGCCCCTGCGACCTCCgcatcctcctcgtcgccgccgctgcagcctTCATCTACATCCAA GTCCGCCTTTTTTCTACTCAGTCCCACTACGCCGACCGCCTCGCACAAGCA GAAAAATCCGAAAACCAATGCACCAGTCAACTCCGCTCCTTGATCGATCAAGTCAGCTCTCAGCAGGAGAAGATTGTCGCGTTGGAAG AGATGAAGATACGCCAAGACGAAGAACGTGTACACCTCAAGATTTTAATCCAAGATCTCGAAA AAAGGAGCGTGCAGACCTTAGTAAACAACAATGTG GCTCctgttgctgctgttgttgtaATGGCTTGCAATCGACCAGACTATTTGCAAAGGACAGTTGAATCTATCCTGAA GTATCAGACATCAGTGGCTTCAAAGTTTCCACTATTTATATCTCAG GATGGAATAAATGGAGAAGTGAAGAAAAAAGCTTTGAGTTATAATGAAATAACATATATGCAG CATTTAGATCTTGAACCTGTGCGCACTGAAAGGCCAGGAGAGTTGATAGCATATTACAAGATAGCCA AACATTACAAATGGGCCTTGGATGAGCTATTCATCAAACACAACTTTGCGCGAGTAATAATTCTGGAAG ATGATATGGAGATCGCCCCTGATTTTTTTGACTACTTCGAGGCTGCAGCTAAATTACTTGATAACGATAA GACAATCATGGCCGTTTCTTCCTGGAATGACAATGGACAAAAGCAATTTGTTTACGACCCAA AAGCTCTTTACCGGTCGGATTTCTTTCCTGGACTTGGATGGATGTTAACAAAGCCTACATGGATTGAGCTGTCACCTAAGTGGCCCAAAGC TTATTGGGATGACTGGGTGAGGCTAAAAGAGGTACACAGAGACCGGCAATTTATTCGCCCGGAAGTCTGCAGAACATACAATTTTGGCGAACAT GGGTCAAGCATGGGGCAATTCTTCAGACAGTACTTGGAACCAATCAAGCTAAATGATGCCCAT ATCAAGTGGAATTCTGAGGACCTGAGCTACCTCAAGGAG GACAAGTTCCTGATCCAATTTGGGAAAGACGTCGCTAGTGCCACCCCTCTCCATGGATCTGATGCCGCGTTGAAAGCCCACAATATGGATGCGGATGTAAGGATCCAGTATAACGATCAGGAAGACTTTGAGCGGATAGCTCGTCAATTTGGAATATTTGAAGAATGGAAG GATGGCATTCCAAGAACAGCTTATAAAGGAGTAGTAGTCTTCCGGTACAAGAGTAGTCGAAGACGAATATACCTCGTTGGTCCGGATTCCCTCAGTCAGCTTAGGGTATAG
- the LOC4331264 gene encoding probable serine/threonine-protein kinase PBL7, with protein sequence MKEGMSCFSWNPSLRCWHGSNDGGSPCSQAAQAASAGAGGAKKFTLAQLSAATDGFHESNVVGEGGFGRVYRGRLEEGGQGLVAVKQLCHGGAQGTREFLVECMMLMMLHHPNLVSLVGYCADAGERLLVYEFLPRGSLDAHLFGRRPQEPPLALGWAARVRIAVGAARGLRYLHEVVTPPVIYRDLKASNILLDDDLNPRLSDFGLAKLGPVGDDTHVSTRVMGTYGYCAPDYAMSGKLNVKSDVYSFGVVLLELITGRRAFDAASSDSESEDHQRFLLLRDWARPYLAGDRKRCFALADPALQGRYPRRAFYQLAVVASLCLRDNPNLRPSMTDVTRALDHVASQSQPWEDKQRATTTTPPPNSQP encoded by the coding sequence ATGAAGGAAGGGATGAGCTGCTTCTCGTGGAACCCCAGCCTGCGGTGCTGGCATGGCAGCAATGACGGCGGCAGCCCGTGCAGCCAGGCCGcgcaggcggcgtcggcgggggcgGGCGGTGCGAAGAAGTTCACGCTGGCGCAGCTGTCGGCGGCCACGGACGGGTTCCACGAGTCCAACGTTGTCGGCGAGGGCGGGTTCGGCAGGGTGTACAGGGGGCGTCTCGAGGAAGGCGGCCAAGGGCTCGTGGCCGTGAAGCAGCTCTGCCACGGTGGCGCGCAGGGAACCCGCGAGTTCCTGGTGGAATGCATGATGCTCATGATGCTGCACCACCCCAACCTCGTCTCCCTCGTCGGCTActgcgccgacgccggcgagcgcctcctcgtctacgagtTCCTGCCACGCGGCAGCCTCGACGCGCACCTCTTCGGCAGGAGGCCGCAGGAGCCCCCGCTGGCGCTGGGGTGGGCGGCGCGCGTCAGGATCGCGGTCGGCGCGGCCAGGGGGCTTCGCTACCTGCACGAGGTGGTGACGCCGCCGGTGATCTACCGCGACCTCAAGGCGTCCAACATCCTGCTCGACGACGACCTCAACCCCAGGCTGTCGGACTTTGGCCTCGCCAAGCTGGGCCCCGTCGGCGACGACACCCACGTGTCCACGCGCGTCATGGGCACCTACGGCTACTGCGCGCCCGACTACGCCATGAGCGGCAAGCTCAACGTCAAGTCCGACGTCTACAGCTTCGGCGTCGTGCTCCTCGAGCTCATCACTGGACGCAGGGCCTtcgacgccgcctcctccgaCTCGGAGTCGGAGGACCACCagcgcttcctcctcctccgggacTGGGCGCGCCCCtacctcgccggcgaccgcaAGAGGTGCTTCGCCCTGGCCGACCCGGCGTTGCAGGGCCGCTACCCCCGCCGCGCCTTCTaccagctcgccgtcgtcgcctcgctcTGCCTCCGCGACAACCCCAACCTCCGCCCCTCCATGACAGACGTCACCCGAGCCCTCGACCACGTCGCCTCCCAGTCCCAGCCATGGGAAGACAAGCAaagagccaccaccaccacgcctcCTCCCAACTCCCAACCTTAA
- the LOC136351061 gene encoding pentatricopeptide repeat-containing protein At2g17210-like, producing the protein MATAGVVVEEAVRRYAGGKPAALLPALLGLLSRQQPSSGWARALASQLHADVAKRPLSAAASNSLLCYYLRSSRLDLALHHLRCRSTPRDSLTYNTLLNHLPASSSSSTTFRLFRFAMRHAHAAFHPNIASLLSLLRASSSYSDHFLHMIHAYLLKTPASIHTPVANSLLSLYATLGDFASAAILFGEMPDRDVASWTSMIGACLGSGYADQALRLFREMLADGALQPDGVVAVVVLRACAMLEDVRAGASVHAVATRRGLQGDLFVDNSLVDMYAKCLDLRSARKVFDLIAVKNVVSWNTMLSGLVHAGSYPEALHLLALQIGVVGDETTLAVLLQLCKKKRLGGQAARSVHGAAIRRRLLSMALLNALLDAYGKCGLVEDVLRLFQGMRERNVITWSTVIAACAHNARPHAAMACFVAMLVTGERPNSITVLSLVEACGSCAEMWASRRAHGVAVRSGLGFELAVGNALVHMYGKCGELGASARVFDTMPVKDVLTWNSMIGALGMNGRARDALALLHRMEAEGDEVRPNGVTMLAALWACAHGGLVEEGIGCLESMARQSLQPRVEHVSCVVDMLARAGDLDGAAEIVRRSSGGGSPAAWSALLSACRRRGDGGGGEVGRSAAARVLELEPGKSAGYLMSMGMGLGKGWAAGMRWAMREKGVKVESGHSVVQHAGGSERFVWWDGAHPRRAEVYAMLHLLHRHMKHHHTDADIQYICQCQVDNN; encoded by the coding sequence ATGGCGACGGCGggcgtggtggtggaggaggcggtcCGGCGGTACGCGGGCGGCAAGCCGGCGGCGCTCCTCCCGGCGTTGTTGGGGCTCCTGTCCAGGCAGCAGCCATCATCAGGCTGGGCTCGCGCTCTGGCCTCACAGCTCCACGCTGACGTCGCCAAGCggcctctctccgccgccgcctccaactCCCTCCTCTGCTACTACCTCCGCTCCTCGCGCCTCGATCTCGCGCTCCACCACCTGCGCTGCCGCTCCACGCCCAGGGATTCTCTAACCTACAATACCCTCCTCAACCACCtccctgcctcctcctcctcctccaccaccttccGCCTCTTCCGCTTCGCCATGCGCCACGCCCACGCTGCCTTCCACCCCAACATCgcttccctcctctccctcctccgcgcctcctcctcctattCCGACCACTTCCTCCACATGATCCACGCCTATCTTCTCAAGACGCCCGCCTCCATTCACACGCCTGTCGCCAACTCCCTGCTCTCCCTCTACGCCACTTTGGGGGATTTCGCCTCCGCCGCGATTCTGTTCGGCGAAATGCCCGACCGAGACGTTGCGTCCTGGACCTCCATGATCGGGGCCTGCCTGGGATCCGGCTACGCCGATCAAGCCCTACGCCTCTTCAGGGAGATGCTCGCTGACGGCGCGCTGCAGCCGGACGGTGTCGTGGCCGTCGTGGTTCTGCGCGCGTGCGCCATGCTGGAGGATGTCAGGGCCGGAGCCTCCGTGCATGCCGTCGCCACGCGCCGGGGCTTGCAAGGGGATCTCTTCGTGGACAACTCGCTCGTTGACATGTACGCCAAATGTCTCGATCTGCGGTCCGCGAGGAAGGTGTTCGACCTTATCGCCGTCAAGAACGTGGTGTCCTGGAACACCATGCTCTCAGGCCTCGTGCACGCTGGCAGCTACCCCGAGGCGCTCCATCTGCTGGCCTTGCAGATTGGGGTGGTGGGCGACGAGACGACGCTTGCGgtgctgctgcagctgtgcaAGAAGAAGAGGCTAGGGGGTCAGGCAGCCAGGTCGGTCCATGGCGCGGCCATCAGGAGGCGGCTCTTGTCGATGGCTCTGCTGAACGCGTTGCTGGATGCCTACGGCAAGTGCGGCCTCGTGGAGGACGTGCTGAGGCTCTTCCAAGGGATGCGCGAGAGGAACGTGATAACCTGGAGCACAGTCATCGCCGCCTGCGCTCACAACGCCCGGCCACACGCCGCGATGGCATGCTTCGTGGCGATGCTGGTGACTGGGGAGCGCCCCAACTCGATCACGGTGCTGAGCCTTGTGGAGGCCTGCGGCAGCTGCGCGGAGATGTGGGCGTCGAGACGCGCCCACGGCGTGGCCGTCAGGAGCGGATTGGGGTTTGAGCTGGCAGTGGGCAACGCGCTGGTCCACATGTACGGGAAGTGCGGCGAGCTGGGCGCGTCGGCGAGGGTGTTCGACACGATGCCCGTCAAGGACGTGCTCACCTGGAACTCCATGATCGGGGCGCTGGGGATGAACGGGCGCGCACGGGACGCCCTTGCGCTCCTGCACAGGATGGAAGCGGAAGGTGATGAGGTGAGGCCAAACGGCGTCACGATGCTGGCCGCTCTGTGGGCATGCGCTCATGGAGGGCTGGTTGAGGAGGGGATTGGGTGCTTGGAAAGCATGGCGCGGCAGTCGCTGCAGCCTCGGGTGGAGCACGTGTCGTGCGTGGTGGACATgctggcgcgcgcgggggacctggacggcgcggcggagatTGTGAGGAGGAGCAGTGGCGGTGGCAgcccggcggcgtggagcgCGCTGCTTAGCGCGTGCAGGAGGcgcggggatggcggcggcggcgaggtggggcgAAGCGCGGCGGCCCGCGtgctggagctggagccggGCAAGTCGGCGGGGTATCTCATGTCCATGGGTATGGGTTTAGGCAAGGGGTGGGCGGCAGGGATGCGGTGGGCGATGAGGGAGAAGGGAGTGAAGGTGGAGAGCGGCCACAGCGTGGTGCAGCACGCCGGCGGAAGCGAGCGGTTCGTATGGTGGGACGGAGCGCACCCACGGCGAGCGGAGGTGTACGCCATGCTGCACCTCCTGCACCGCCACATGAAGCACCACCatacagatgcagacatacagTACATATGCCAATGCCAAGTTGACAACAATTAa
- the LOC9271665 gene encoding protein DETOXIFICATION 45, chloroplastic isoform X1, with protein MKAVMMHHHHAARPARCPRPISSSSSSALLGSRPTRVSSPSNLPKLLINRRHITPLATNAPHAVAEDDGAISFANATPTEPPIDLRPGGVRNELILLALPAVLGQAIDPLAQLMETAYIGRLGALELASAGIGVSVFNIVSKIFNIPLLSIATSFVAEDISKNASKHSSSGKLELSSVSSALVLAAGIGTIEALALFLGSGLFLKLMGVSPASPMHKPAKLFLSLRALGAPANVIMLAVQGIFRGFKDTKTPVFFIGLGNLSAVVLLPLLIYVFRLGITGAAISTVASQYIITILLLQSLSKRAVLLPPRLDQLEFSGYLKSGGMLLGRTLSILLTMTIGTSMAARQGPTAMAAHQICLQVWLAVSLLADALAVSAQAMIASSYAILDYKRVQKIAMFALQIGVVSGLALSAGLYTSFSNIARLFTSDPVVLMVVKSCSLFVCASQPINALAFIFDGLHYGVSDFDYVAQATIAVGIMSSLVLLYAPSVFGLAGVWAGLTTLMGLRMASGILRLLWKSGPWSFLHEEPKTELAG; from the exons ATGAAGGCAGTGATGATGCACCACCATCACGCGGCACGCCCTGCGCGCTGTCCAAGGcctatctcttcctcctcctcctcagcccTGTTGGGTAGCAGACCAACCAGAGTCTCCTCCCCATCAAACCTGCCAAAGTTGCTCATAAACCGGCGACACATCACCCCTCTTGCCACCAATGCTCCCCATGCTGTTGCTGAAGATGATGGCGCCATCTCTTTTGCTAATGCAACGCCAACGGAGCCTCCCAT TGACTTGCGTCCCGGGGGTGTCAGAAATGAGCTAATTCTTCTAGCTCTACCAGCAGTTCTTGGCCAAGCTATTGATCCATTGGCGCAATTGATGGAGACTGCATATATTGGTAGATTAG GGGCTCTGGAGCTAGCATCAGCTGGTATTGGTGTGTCGGTTTTTAATATCGTGTCTAAGATTTTCAACATTCCACTGTTGAGCATTGCAACCTCATTTGTGGCAGAAGACATTTCCAAGAATGCTAGCAAGCATTCAAGTTCAG GCAAATTGGAGCTGTCATCTGTATCTTCTGCATTGGTCTTAGCTGCTGGAATCGGTACAATTGAAGCATTGGCATTGTTCCTAGGATCAGGATTGTTTCTTAAACTAATGGGCGTGTCACCT GCCTCACCAATGCATAAACCTGCAAAACTTTTCCTTTCATTGAGAGCTTTGGGAGCACCTGCAAATGTGATTATGTTAGCAGTTCAGGGAATATTTCGTGGATTCAAGGATACTAAGACTCCTGTATTTTTTATAG GTTTGGGAAATCTTTCAGCTGTAGTGCTTCTTCCTTTACTTATTTACGTCTTTCGGCTTGGCATAACTGGAGCTGCAATTTCTACAGTTGCATCACA GTACATTATTACAATTTTGCTTCTCCAGTCTCTAAGTAAAAGAGCTGTTCTACTTCCTCCAAGGCTGGACCAGTTAGAGTTTAGCGGATATCTAAAATCTG GTGGCATGCTGTTAGGAAGAACCCTCTCGATTTTATTAACGATGACCATAGGGACATCAATGGCTGCTCGACAAGGCCCAACAGCTATGGCAGCTCATCAGATATGCTTACAAGTATGGCTTGCGGTATCTTTGCTTGCAGATGCTTTAGCTGTTTCTGCCCAG GCAATGATAGCAAGCTCCTATGCAATATTGGACTACAAGAGGGTCCAGAAGATAGCAATGTTTGCTTTGCAG ATAGGAGTAGTCAGTGGATTAGCTTTATCCGCTGGCCTGTATACCTCATTCAGTAATATAGCAAGATTATTTACCAGTGACCCTGTGGTCCTAATGGTTGTCAAATCTTGTTCATTG TTTGTATGTGCCAGTCAACCAATTAATGCTCTGGCATTCATATTTGATGGTCTGCATTATGGTGTCTCAGATTTTGATTATGTCGCTCAAGCTACG ATTGCTGTTGGGATAATGTCATCATTAGTTTTGTTATATGCTCCATCTGTTTTTGGACTTGCTGGAGTTTGGGCTGGTTTGACAACACTTATGGGATTGCGCATGGCTTCGGGCATTCTCAG GCTTCTATGGAAATCAGGACCTTGGTCATTTTTGCATGAGGAACCCAAAACAGAG CTAGCTGGTTGA
- the LOC9271665 gene encoding protein DETOXIFICATION 45, chloroplastic isoform X2, with protein sequence MLPMLLLKMMAPSLLLMQRQRSLPWALELASAGIGVSVFNIVSKIFNIPLLSIATSFVAEDISKNASKHSSSGKLELSSVSSALVLAAGIGTIEALALFLGSGLFLKLMGVSPASPMHKPAKLFLSLRALGAPANVIMLAVQGIFRGFKDTKTPVFFIGLGNLSAVVLLPLLIYVFRLGITGAAISTVASQYIITILLLQSLSKRAVLLPPRLDQLEFSGYLKSGGMLLGRTLSILLTMTIGTSMAARQGPTAMAAHQICLQVWLAVSLLADALAVSAQAMIASSYAILDYKRVQKIAMFALQIGVVSGLALSAGLYTSFSNIARLFTSDPVVLMVVKSCSLFVCASQPINALAFIFDGLHYGVSDFDYVAQATIAVGIMSSLVLLYAPSVFGLAGVWAGLTTLMGLRMASGILRLLWKSGPWSFLHEEPKTELAG encoded by the exons ATGCTCCCCATGCTGTTGCTGAAGATGATGGCGCCATCTCTTTTGCTAATGCAACGCCAACGGAGCCTCCCAT GGGCTCTGGAGCTAGCATCAGCTGGTATTGGTGTGTCGGTTTTTAATATCGTGTCTAAGATTTTCAACATTCCACTGTTGAGCATTGCAACCTCATTTGTGGCAGAAGACATTTCCAAGAATGCTAGCAAGCATTCAAGTTCAG GCAAATTGGAGCTGTCATCTGTATCTTCTGCATTGGTCTTAGCTGCTGGAATCGGTACAATTGAAGCATTGGCATTGTTCCTAGGATCAGGATTGTTTCTTAAACTAATGGGCGTGTCACCT GCCTCACCAATGCATAAACCTGCAAAACTTTTCCTTTCATTGAGAGCTTTGGGAGCACCTGCAAATGTGATTATGTTAGCAGTTCAGGGAATATTTCGTGGATTCAAGGATACTAAGACTCCTGTATTTTTTATAG GTTTGGGAAATCTTTCAGCTGTAGTGCTTCTTCCTTTACTTATTTACGTCTTTCGGCTTGGCATAACTGGAGCTGCAATTTCTACAGTTGCATCACA GTACATTATTACAATTTTGCTTCTCCAGTCTCTAAGTAAAAGAGCTGTTCTACTTCCTCCAAGGCTGGACCAGTTAGAGTTTAGCGGATATCTAAAATCTG GTGGCATGCTGTTAGGAAGAACCCTCTCGATTTTATTAACGATGACCATAGGGACATCAATGGCTGCTCGACAAGGCCCAACAGCTATGGCAGCTCATCAGATATGCTTACAAGTATGGCTTGCGGTATCTTTGCTTGCAGATGCTTTAGCTGTTTCTGCCCAG GCAATGATAGCAAGCTCCTATGCAATATTGGACTACAAGAGGGTCCAGAAGATAGCAATGTTTGCTTTGCAG ATAGGAGTAGTCAGTGGATTAGCTTTATCCGCTGGCCTGTATACCTCATTCAGTAATATAGCAAGATTATTTACCAGTGACCCTGTGGTCCTAATGGTTGTCAAATCTTGTTCATTG TTTGTATGTGCCAGTCAACCAATTAATGCTCTGGCATTCATATTTGATGGTCTGCATTATGGTGTCTCAGATTTTGATTATGTCGCTCAAGCTACG ATTGCTGTTGGGATAATGTCATCATTAGTTTTGTTATATGCTCCATCTGTTTTTGGACTTGCTGGAGTTTGGGCTGGTTTGACAACACTTATGGGATTGCGCATGGCTTCGGGCATTCTCAG GCTTCTATGGAAATCAGGACCTTGGTCATTTTTGCATGAGGAACCCAAAACAGAG CTAGCTGGTTGA
- the LOC9271665 gene encoding protein DETOXIFICATION 45, chloroplastic isoform X3, with product MKASCPFFCHSSFFFIYSEGALELASAGIGVSVFNIVSKIFNIPLLSIATSFVAEDISKNASKHSSSGKLELSSVSSALVLAAGIGTIEALALFLGSGLFLKLMGVSPASPMHKPAKLFLSLRALGAPANVIMLAVQGIFRGFKDTKTPVFFIGLGNLSAVVLLPLLIYVFRLGITGAAISTVASQYIITILLLQSLSKRAVLLPPRLDQLEFSGYLKSGGMLLGRTLSILLTMTIGTSMAARQGPTAMAAHQICLQVWLAVSLLADALAVSAQAMIASSYAILDYKRVQKIAMFALQIGVVSGLALSAGLYTSFSNIARLFTSDPVVLMVVKSCSLFVCASQPINALAFIFDGLHYGVSDFDYVAQATIAVGIMSSLVLLYAPSVFGLAGVWAGLTTLMGLRMASGILRLLWKSGPWSFLHEEPKTELAG from the exons ATGAAAGCAAGCTGTCCCTTCTTTTGCCATTCATCCTTCTTTTTCATATATTCTGAAGGGGCTCTGGAGCTAGCATCAGCTGGTATTGGTGTGTCGGTTTTTAATATCGTGTCTAAGATTTTCAACATTCCACTGTTGAGCATTGCAACCTCATTTGTGGCAGAAGACATTTCCAAGAATGCTAGCAAGCATTCAAGTTCAG GCAAATTGGAGCTGTCATCTGTATCTTCTGCATTGGTCTTAGCTGCTGGAATCGGTACAATTGAAGCATTGGCATTGTTCCTAGGATCAGGATTGTTTCTTAAACTAATGGGCGTGTCACCT GCCTCACCAATGCATAAACCTGCAAAACTTTTCCTTTCATTGAGAGCTTTGGGAGCACCTGCAAATGTGATTATGTTAGCAGTTCAGGGAATATTTCGTGGATTCAAGGATACTAAGACTCCTGTATTTTTTATAG GTTTGGGAAATCTTTCAGCTGTAGTGCTTCTTCCTTTACTTATTTACGTCTTTCGGCTTGGCATAACTGGAGCTGCAATTTCTACAGTTGCATCACA GTACATTATTACAATTTTGCTTCTCCAGTCTCTAAGTAAAAGAGCTGTTCTACTTCCTCCAAGGCTGGACCAGTTAGAGTTTAGCGGATATCTAAAATCTG GTGGCATGCTGTTAGGAAGAACCCTCTCGATTTTATTAACGATGACCATAGGGACATCAATGGCTGCTCGACAAGGCCCAACAGCTATGGCAGCTCATCAGATATGCTTACAAGTATGGCTTGCGGTATCTTTGCTTGCAGATGCTTTAGCTGTTTCTGCCCAG GCAATGATAGCAAGCTCCTATGCAATATTGGACTACAAGAGGGTCCAGAAGATAGCAATGTTTGCTTTGCAG ATAGGAGTAGTCAGTGGATTAGCTTTATCCGCTGGCCTGTATACCTCATTCAGTAATATAGCAAGATTATTTACCAGTGACCCTGTGGTCCTAATGGTTGTCAAATCTTGTTCATTG TTTGTATGTGCCAGTCAACCAATTAATGCTCTGGCATTCATATTTGATGGTCTGCATTATGGTGTCTCAGATTTTGATTATGTCGCTCAAGCTACG ATTGCTGTTGGGATAATGTCATCATTAGTTTTGTTATATGCTCCATCTGTTTTTGGACTTGCTGGAGTTTGGGCTGGTTTGACAACACTTATGGGATTGCGCATGGCTTCGGGCATTCTCAG GCTTCTATGGAAATCAGGACCTTGGTCATTTTTGCATGAGGAACCCAAAACAGAG CTAGCTGGTTGA